Within Brienomyrus brachyistius isolate T26 chromosome 20, BBRACH_0.4, whole genome shotgun sequence, the genomic segment GGCTGCCCGCACTGGACATCGCCGACAACAGGTTCCTGACCTGCACTGAGGAAGATGGCCAGCTGGTGTTCCACCACGCCCAGGACGTCATCCTGGAGGTCATCTACACCGACCCGGTGCACCTGTCCCTGGGGACTGTCGCCGAGATCAGCGGGCACCAGCTCATGAGCTTATCCACGGTCAACGCCAAGAAAGATCCCAGCTGCAAGACCTGCAACATCAGCGTGGGCCGctaacccaccccccaccccgccgaACCGTCACCCTTGGAAAAcaccctccagagattgtctAACCCCTTTAATGTCCGGTTGGCCCCGACTTCATAAACAGCATGCATTCACAGCTTTCAACCAAACAGCCGTCTTTTCATTTGCCTGTTTTATTTtgcttcttttttccttttcatttaACGAACACCTGTTCTGGCTAAATGTGTTCCTATTTTTCTATCTTTTATGGAGGTATTTGTGAAGTCCCTGCCAAGTCAGACAGTAACTCCGCTTTTTCCTCCCCGGCTAAGATGCTTATAACAGAAAATACTGCGAAACTTGAGCTGCGATGTAATGTTTGCCAAGGGTAATAAAAACTGATCAAACCGCTGTAGTAAAGCAATGGTAACAGCTTCTAAAAGGAATTACACAAATCCGTATTAACTATCTTGTGATTAAATTATAATTACCGGATAATATTTGAGCATGATAGGTTGTACCTGCAGCATGATTTCAACAAACAAAACCTAGAAATGTGACAACCTCCGCCATGTTTTTCGGCAGtgttaaatgttatttattcTAGAAACCATATACTGtgttaaaacataataaatgtgatataaaaatatttatttttactgttgTATACAAAACAGAGAAACcggaaggagagagaggaaagCAGGGGATAGGCCGATGGGGAGGAACGGCAGCAGCAGGCACAATTTGCGGTAAAGTAAAGAAATAAGCTACCGCTAACGTTAATAAACTAGCTAAACGCTAACATTCCTTTTCAGCAGATGTGACCGTAAAGCAACACAATCCAGACGGTGGCCGATCTAATATCGCATTTCGTACAGTTGCAGCACAGTAGACTCGAATAGCCTTGAACTGGACGGCATGCAGAAACGATAACATGGCTCGCAGTTATTCgacttaaaaacaaaaacaacatctCACGGCTGTGTACATTTCAAAGACGAGTTTGCGAGTGCGCTTGGCGCAGTGTTTCCCGAAAGGAATCACGACCAAGGCAAAGTTTTACTGGGAAATTCACGGAACGGTGACCACTTTTCAGTCCACGGTTGAAGGACGGATTGCATTATTAGGGTTTAaaacctttttgttttgttttgttgtgtgtTGGGCTCACTTCTTCATCCCATACGCCTGTTTCATGTCATTTGTACATTTCTCTCAAGTTGAAAATGGCTTCGCACGCCCCGAAGTCCACGTGCATGATATATGTAGGCTTTTTTGGAAACTGTAGCAGAAGGATGTTGTAGAATTGTGATGACTGGAGGTTGTCTCCACTGCAGAAGAGCTTAAAGAGTGGTCTGCATACTGAATTTCAAACACTGTAAGTATCAGTCTTAGTCACTGGTCCCAGAAACACTGTAAGTATCAGTCTTAGTCACTGGTCCCAGAAACACTGTAAAACCCAAAACCAGACATGAGAAAAACTGCATATTATTCTGACTTTGGTTTAAAAAAATCTCTTCGGTAAATATAAAGTGCCATATTTTAGCATAGAATTGACTTTCCCTAATATCTGTTTCTGTCTCTAAAATCTTTGTTTTTCCAAATAAAATAGCGTTAAACAACAATACTTACAGTAGCTGTGGTAGTGCACTATATGTTGCATCTTTGTCAAATGATGTAATTTTGTCAACCAAGGTGAATGTCATAAAGTGCATCGCAGTTGTCAGTATGGCACAAACAAGTCCGATACGAAACGTCTCTTTGTTCAAAGGTGTTGAGCAGTTTGTTCAAAAATAAATCTTAAACGAACAACGTCTTTCTCTCAGATAGTCTTTGAAACGTCCTGTTTACTCAGAAGGACTTCCAGTAATCTGAGTTTAGCTTTCAGGTTCTTGTACTCCTGATACTCTTCAGCCATGGGAATACGGTCATCCTTCTGAACGGCCCTAGTGGGGAAGAGAATGAAATGGGACAAGCTTGAACAAGTTAGAACAAGCTAGAACAAAGTAGAACAGGGTAGTCTGCATCAACTTAGTTTAGTGCATTGCTGGATATGAAATGATCTGAATATTAATTTAATGCATTTACAGAAATGGTTAAACAACCTACTTTCTCTCAGAAGATGCAGTGAGAGTATTCTCGAGGTAATTTTTCTGGCCAAGCCATCGCTCTCATGGGTGGTTATTTACTGTTATTTACTGCTAAGCACAACATTTTGTTATAGTAAGATCAGAGGTTGCCCTCGAGGAGACTTACCTCCCCATTTGTCTGAAAAACTGCAGCTCAAACTCTCGGAGTGCCTTGCGACGCCTCTTCTTCTCCACTCGGGTTTCCCGGAGGGACTCCAGGAGCTCTGACCTGGAATGGCGCCCCCCCCAGCAAAGAGCACAACATGGGATTTCCATCCACCAACTGTACAAACCAGATTTCCTTGTCAAACAACTTAAAATAGTGACAAAGAGATTTCCGGTTTATGTCAGCAGGATTTATGGGTCATGTTAATTCTAATGGCTGCATGTCCAGACATAACTAATTATAATTCTTTATAGAGTCAATTATTATAATCCGCTCTAGCATCTTCATCCGTTTTCTGTCATGCTAGGCCGTCGTTTCCCACATGATACAACTGaacaaacattttgcaagtGTCAGCGACCAACCTGAAGCTGCTGCACCAGATGGAACATGAATAAACAGCTGCAATTAAATTTACATTCTTTAGCAGCCATTAAGTGCTAGgtgtaagcccccccccccccccccccccccgccttaacATTCTTGCTAACTGTTCCCTTTATCTGCATCCAACATTTAGGCTTGGCTGACTGATTGGAAAAATTCATTTCTTTTCTTCGTAGTGCAGCATTTACATTTAGTTTGCTTTCACTTCCAAGTAATTATGTCTTTTAACGagctgaaaacaaaataaaattaggATTGGCGTATTGGAACGGGCTTGTCTTTTATCCCACCCTCCCCAAAATCTCACAAGCTAAAATTCAACAGGGCCGTACCCAGAGAAGCAGgttctgaaaatggatggaaggatttTTGAAGTTCTAACATTTAGTTTAATAGGATTTTTTTACTTGTGTTGTTTAGCACCCATTAATTTATCATGGTTCATCAACAATACTGATCGCTTCAGTTAGCTTAATTAAGGGATCTGGGCTGCTTTAGGTCCGTCTGTTCAGTGAAGAATCCTCAAGGCGTTTCCTGTTACCTGGAGGCCTCGTGCAGGTTGGACATGGTGACGCCCGGCTGACGCACGGCTTTGACCTCATCCAGCGGGGACACAAAGGCTGTGTCGCTGTCCTCTTCCTGTGTCCCTGGCGACTTATCAGTCGGGGGTGGGCGCTCCGACCGACAGGGCTGTACGGGGCATTGCGGCACGCACTCCTCATCTgacccctcctcttcctcctgtaCAGAAGCCCAGACCCCCATCACCCACCACGACCTCACCATTCATCCACCTTTTTCCAACAATATGCATATTGTAGGGGATGATGAAATAAATGCACGGCACGCTAACAATCCCTGTGTGTCTGGCCATATCCCactttataattataatatgccAGTTAACCAGCGTCTGAATCTGAAGCTATTTACACAGGGTATATTTTGCATTCTTTCCGCTTAACAAAAATAACTAACCCTACATGCTGTAGCCACAAGGGTCTCAACACATCGAGTTATCACATTCCTTGTAAGGCCAAGAGAACACGCACCACCTGAAGTTAGAGGAGATGCAAAGACACCAGACAGTTAAAGATCTGAAAGGTTACTGACTATGGTGGTGATGGTAGGAGTGGCGCAGAGCAACTGCTTGATCATCTGGTATCTGTCGTACAACGGCTTCACAAGGCTCCTCTCCTGCTTCGAGTCCTGAGATCACATGAGGCTGGTTACCATGGCAGCACGCGTGAACAGGAAGCAATTTATCATGGTGTCATCGCTGGCACGGGATCCAGCACACTGATATTTAACAGAAGAAAGGTCTTACTGGTCGGCCATGGAGACTCTCGAAGTACAGCAAGCATTTCTGCAGAGTAATTTTTTCCAGGGCCATCTGTTTTTGGGTCATTTCCTGGATAAACGAAAAAGCGAGGAGAACAATTTATTCCgcaatttagttttatttaCCTTTCACATTTTGGGGGTGATCTTGAGCACCCCCCAGCCAGCCGTTACATTCCGCGTAGGGGGCTATTTGTCACGTTGTGGGTGACCTGATGCCACTCGGGGCCATGCTAAGCGAGGCGCCTGTCAGCACCCGAATCCATCACACTGGCGGGAGCTACAAGCCAGCATTCCACAGGCACAACGGTGGCAGTTATGAGACACACTTAGCATTTGTTTGAGTTATACGATTCAGCCCTGGGCTCAGCATTTTACTAGTAGCGGCACTACAGAAACCAATgttatatatcttttttttccagcaACCAGTTTTAAAACTATACCAGCTGCAAAACACAAGCCTAAACAGGTAAAGAACACACTGTCACCTGGACGGGGACATAATCTCCAGCAATGGCTTTACCTTCATATTGTCTGGGAGGCCAAGGGCCTGTCGCTTCTCCCTAAGTCTTTTCAGCAGGGCGTCTACCGTCTCCTCCAAGGAGGGCTTATGCTGTGACTctgtcgccccctgcaggtcacTGTTGTACTTGCATATTTCTGTGTCCTTCTGCTCTCTCAGCTCCTCCACAGATTGTTTCAATTTGAGGTCTATGGAATAAAAGAAATtcaaatcagttttttttttaatttgggggtgggggagggaggtTGAATTCATATATTTCCAGTCTTAACCAAGACAGATAGTGTTctccttattttaatttttattttcattattctGCAGTAACCTCAGATTCCTTCACCAGCAGCAAATTGTTAATTGGATGCTGTTCTCACCAACCATAACATTCTACTGCGCTATATgcattttattcattcattcagggGGAAATGTTTCATGGCTTAAAGAAAGACCAGGGCGGTGTTCCTCAAAGTAGGATTTCgcagttagctgggttaacttaagccaGAAGCCATGATCATTTAATAAGAGTTTAGGTGAGAAGCATTCCTCCTcagtcatgacttctagcttaagttaacccagatAACTGAGAAATCCACCGGAAGGTGGAGCAAGTTCCTACCTTTAAGCTGCTTGCGAGACTTGGCAAGCTCATTCATGAGCTTGGACATCTCTGGATTTGCCGTTTTATCGTTGTGTGAGGGCTGGGAGAAGGAACAAAGCACATAATCAAAGAAAAGGTGACgcagaattaaaataaaatgcaaaactaAATCCGACCTGCAGAGGGCGACATTTCCCATACTTGTCACTGCTCTCTCCGATGAGAATAATGCAGGACTGTTAGCCGTTATCCCTGGACTGGTCCTCAGTAAGTTGAATTAGCATATGCTTCATCATAATAACTCATATAATAACTGATTTGTGCTAGACATAACCAGTAAAGCTTGGCTTTGAGGTATGAAAGAAAACTATTGTTGAATTTTGGGAACTTCTTATACTTCCAGATAGGAGAGCGTTTCCCAGAAAGGTCGAATATATCCGGTCCAACGATATGCTGCCACAGCTGCTGTGTTTTAAGTGTAGAAAATCAGGCATTTAGAAGCAGAGACgtgttttttcattcttttacatttaatattgcaATTCCACTCGTTAATATTCAGAACGAAAACAACAGGTATCCAGCAGCCACGCTTCTTGGACCCCTAAAAAGgggaattccatccatccagttttcATAAGGACGTTCAACATCAAATTACTTCCAGTGCATTTTGGAGGATATTGCAGCAAATGAAGAAAGATGTGCATCTTTCTGTGCTTCACAAATAACTAATTTgaatgttatttttctttttgcactGAAGTCAATAACAGACGATCATGATTCAATTGACTTTggaaaaatgtaaaacttaCGTCTTATATAGTTATATTAAATGGGAGGGCTTTCCTAGACGAATGTGTGGTGCTGTTAAAATTTGATGAGTACTCCCGTGCGTGGGCAGATGTTCACAATAGGTAAGCAATGTGATATTCAGAGCAGATTTGTACTTAATAGTCAAGAGTACCATATGGTAACTAATGGAATTATTCTGGAGTTCCCCTTCCCCGACCAACATGGATGTTGCACATACCATGTACTTCTTCTCCTGTTCAAACCTTTCTTCGAACTTGCGAATTTTCCTCTTGAGGGTCTGGGTGTGTTTCGTGAGAAAGGCGATCGACAGCGTGTCTTTGGCGCCCTCTGGAGGTTCACTTCTGTCAATGCCGCGAGCCCTGAGGCAGGCAGGACTTGCGTTACCACAGAGAGTCAGGTTCATTCACACGGAGACAAGGGCACGTACACGTGCAAAGTAACGATGCTGAAAATACAAAATGTACATTTCATGCAAAAATAAGCATGCACATCATTTTATAACTAAAATATCACGATTTAACTATTTGATAAGTATAATACAAATATTTCACAAGTGCTTGTGTCTCTCGAGGactgttatatttatattatattctaGGAAAATGAATCTCTATGAAATGTAAACAGAAGATACAAATGAACCAGGAACCAACAGAGGCTAAAATAAACAGGCCAAGGTACCAGATGTCAATTTAGGAGGGTTCAGGGAGTGGACGTGTTACCTTATGCCGTCAGGCTATGGGTGTGGGGAACTGGGATGCAGTGGGTGTGCTGGAGATGGTGTTTGGGAAAGGGATAGAAACTCAGTCAACTCCCAAAAACCCACGGTCAGATGacttatttttccagtaattcATACCATTCTGGGCTAATGTGGTGCGCGGGTCTCTGTGACACTGGGTGGTTTTCCCAGCACTCAGAAACCCGGACTGAGTGCACAGAAGGAGGTGCCGACTCATGCAGCGTATGTTGCCATCTTACATGATGAACTGCTGGGAGCAGGGGGGCGATGGCGCCGCCTCCGGGTCCGTGTTGAAGCGCAGGCTCTGGCTGAAGCTCGGACAGCGTGGCGATGGGAGGGGGCTCCCGTCGTCCATGATGTGGTGCAGGAGGCGGCTGGGCCCCGGTGACGACTGGCTCTCGCAACCCTCCCCCTCCAGAATCAGGGCTCTGACGGCTGACCTGGGGTCTGTTATGGGCGACATACAGTTAAACAGGGGGATCCCAGGCTCCACTTCCTGCTGAATGACTGCTTTCTAAAACGTTCTAATAAACCTCCATAACACACACTATATGAAAAAAGAGTAgcagtttgtacctttgcttgtcactgaggATGCCCTCAAGgctaaatgtaccttttaaggtagagAAATGGAGTataaggaacatttttgtaccattgggggtacCTTAAGGTTGTTTGTACCTTAGGGATGTcgctcagagtccatttctgtacttaaaaggtacatttatctacagctaagggtacaatagGCAGACCCTTGTGGGTACAGCAGcactgacaagcaaaggtacaaactggtgctctttttttctgacagtgcagATACTTAATGAAATATTTCAGCCCTATTTCTATGTATTTGAACTTTATAGCTATATTATGAACGATTTTGTATAAGGCTAAATCATATGAAATGTATTTCTATGGAGCTCTTCTACATCTTTAAAACCTTCCCAGTGGAAAATGCTAACTTGCCGGGACAGTCGCAGACATTTGTTATCAGGAAAGGTCCATTACCCAGTGGCACTTCTGAATCTACCGCTCCTCATTATGAAGCTCATACATTATTTATCTGCCCAGCAGGCTTTTATTTCCCTATGGCCTGGATTACCAAGACTGAGACCAAGATTTGTCTGTGCGTACGGCGAAATGTTTGCTGAAACGACACCCCTGCACCGGCTCCCCTTTTGAAAGGTGACCTGCGGCCGAAAAGTTCAAAGCTCGCGTTTCAAAGTTGCCCCCTGCGGCTTCTGAACAGCGACACAGCAGTCTTCACCCCAGTCACCTGACGGTTCAGAAGCAGAGGTACGTCAGCACCTCCAGCACCCTGCGTGCCTCGCTCTCCTCCTCTCGCTCTCCTCCTCACGctccctctccttccctccacgTCACTTTTCCAGAAAAACCTATTTTCCTCTCCAGCCACTAAATCGACTCAAACCTTTGAATACGTCATGGGTCTAAAGAAGTACAAGTTAGATAAAAGTAGAACAAAATCAGCCTTAATTGCTGACAGTAGTAACTGtaatagtattattattagCTAGTAATAATATACAGCAATGCTGACAGGCGTCCGGATGGCAACTTCCCTTTAAGAACAGGTAAGAGTACAGAAAAGCTGCTCTCTGACCCACTGACCCGCATCCCCTTTTATATACGGCTGATTAAAATACAGACACTTTCTTGGCACTTATGGGCAAAAGTGCAAGCAGCAGCCAGCACACACCCCCTGTAGTGTCTCGTGCGAACCCAGAATAATTGGGAtatacccgggggggggggggggg encodes:
- the fam13c gene encoding protein FAM13C translates to MFCFCWQSSFLKLQALDAEAGSSLRPSPEDTAPTPGTKEQSQTPVRGSRSEETSPGDPRSAVRALILEGEGCESQSSPGPSRLLHHIMDDGSPLPSPRCPSFSQSLRFNTDPEAAPSPPCSQQFIMARGIDRSEPPEGAKDTLSIAFLTKHTQTLKRKIRKFEERFEQEKKYMPSHNDKTANPEMSKLMNELAKSRKQLKDLKLKQSVEELREQKDTEICKYNSDLQGATESQHKPSLEETVDALLKRLREKRQALGLPDNMKEMTQKQMALEKITLQKCLLYFESLHGRPDSKQERSLVKPLYDRYQMIKQLLCATPTITTIEEEEGSDEECVPQCPVQPCRSERPPPTDKSPGTQEEDSDTAFVSPLDEVKAVRQPGVTMSNLHEASRSELLESLRETRVEKKRRRKALREFELQFFRQMGRAVQKDDRIPMAEEYQEYKNLKAKLRLLEVLLSKQDVSKTI